One Pecten maximus chromosome 7, xPecMax1.1, whole genome shotgun sequence genomic window carries:
- the LOC117330733 gene encoding uncharacterized protein LOC117330733 isoform X2, whose translation MDRQFTEKSSIIRRHDEESQGDQTGSDESTSCCCSHKAIVTVLSCTVIFSSFTLVNHWVTAEDVAFNYTAEWGQTGDREVRRVYSGISSLATIFAALVSLKVGYRVVAISGCLMMMSSLFVSSWLDKDTIGLIGVLVGGIAGVGASCVKLAAVVPVLENIQRCRFIAVSIVNIGGACASVIHYGILATSWAIDDVDLNWKHFYRWQLLVMSFALLASTRLQPSNENWIKNYFSPFDWSVFRQKPLYIMMTILLCDRFGQFILSKEIFTFFDKNDSSASHYLGGFFYYGGQIFGPMFLFCCIKKQIVPTLRFMGSVDFVAGVWTILATWSVNLFHISIYAGTLGVAKAAFTTLLQNIIPSVFGKKNVRLVEGLLDFGAGIGILLSSPCQYAVEMSFDETNQYKPTFYLAGSALVLASGLVFACLQVVRALDRYTTVPVVTESSTEAAKL comes from the exons ATGGATCGCCAGTTTACGGAGAAATCGTCGATCATACGG AGACATGACGAAGAGTCACAAGGAGATCAGACCGGAAGTGATGAATCCACGTCGTGCTGCTGTTCACACAAAGCCATTGTGACCGTTTTATCATGTACGGTTATCTTCAGCAGCTTCACCTTGGTCAACCATTGGGTAACCGCCGAGGATGTGGCTTTCAATTACACGGCTGAATGGGGCCAGACCGGGGACCGCGAGGTTCGAAGGGTTTACAGCGGTATCAGCTCTCTCGCAA CTATATTTGCGGCTCTGGTGTCCCTGAAGGTTGGTTACCGAGTGGTAGCAATCAGTGGTtgtttgatgatgatgtcaAGTCTCTTCGTCTCATCGTGGCTCGACAAGGACACTATAGGTCTTATAGGGGTTCTCGTCGGTGGCATTGCAG GAGTTGGTGCCTCTTGCGTCAAGCTGGCAGCGGTAGTTCCAGTTTTGGAGAACATACAACGTTGTCGATTTATTGCTGTTTCGATTGTAAACATTGGTGGCGCATGCGCATCTGTTATTCATTACGGAATACTTGCAACCAGTTGGGCAATAGATGATGTTGATTTAAACTGGAAACACTTTTATCGATGGCAGCTTCTGGTCATGTCATTCGCCTTGTTGGCTTCTACCAGACTGCAACCTTCAAATGAAAATTGGATTAAGAACTATTTTTCTCCGTTTGATTGGAGTGTGTTTCGTCAGAAGCCcttgtatataatgatgacCATTCTTCTATGTGACCGATTTG GTCAGTTCATCTTATCGAAAGAGATTTTCACATTTTTCGACAAAAACGACAGCTCAGCGTCTCATTACCTGGGAGGATTTTTCTACTACGGAGGTCAGATATTCGGACCTATGTTTCTATTTTGCTGTATAAAGAAACAGATAGTCCCAACCCTGCGTTTTATGGGTTCAGTTGACTTCGTCGCTGGAGTCTGGACCATATTAGCAACCTGGTCAGTGAATTTGTTCCATATCTCCATATATGCTGGGACTTTGGGCGTTGCAAAAG CTGCTTTCACCACACTTCTTCAAAATATAATTCCGTCTGTGTTCGGGAAGAAAAACGTTCGTCTCGTTGAGGGCCTTCTAGACTTTGGTGCTGGTATTGGTATCCTGTTGTCATCTCCATGTCAGT ATGCGGTGGAGATGTCTTTCGATGAAACGAACCAGTACAAACCAACGTTTTATCTAGCCGGAAGTGCACTGGTGTTAGCTTCCGGTCTTGTATTTGCGTGTCTCCAAGTAGTCAGAGCACTGGACCGTTACACGACCGTTCCTGTCGTCACTGAGAGTTCAACAGAAGCAGCAAAACTGTAG
- the LOC117330733 gene encoding uncharacterized protein LOC117330733 isoform X3 codes for MCTCELEQSADRHDEESQGDQTGSDESTSCCCSHKAIVTVLSCTVIFSSFTLVNHWVTAEDVAFNYTAEWGQTGDREVRRVYSGISSLATIFAALVSLKVGYRVVAISGCLMMMSSLFVSSWLDKDTIGLIGVLVGGIAGVGASCVKLAAVVPVLENIQRCRFIAVSIVNIGGACASVIHYGILATSWAIDDVDLNWKHFYRWQLLVMSFALLASTRLQPSNENWIKNYFSPFDWSVFRQKPLYIMMTILLCDRFGQFILSKEIFTFFDKNDSSASHYLGGFFYYGGQIFGPMFLFCCIKKQIVPTLRFMGSVDFVAGVWTILATWSVNLFHISIYAGTLGVAKAAFTTLLQNIIPSVFGKKNVRLVEGLLDFGAGIGILLSSPCQYAVEMSFDETNQYKPTFYLAGSALVLASGLVFACLQVVRALDRYTTVPVVTESSTEAAKL; via the exons ATGTGCACATGCGAGTTGGAACAAAGTGCAGAT AGACATGACGAAGAGTCACAAGGAGATCAGACCGGAAGTGATGAATCCACGTCGTGCTGCTGTTCACACAAAGCCATTGTGACCGTTTTATCATGTACGGTTATCTTCAGCAGCTTCACCTTGGTCAACCATTGGGTAACCGCCGAGGATGTGGCTTTCAATTACACGGCTGAATGGGGCCAGACCGGGGACCGCGAGGTTCGAAGGGTTTACAGCGGTATCAGCTCTCTCGCAA CTATATTTGCGGCTCTGGTGTCCCTGAAGGTTGGTTACCGAGTGGTAGCAATCAGTGGTtgtttgatgatgatgtcaAGTCTCTTCGTCTCATCGTGGCTCGACAAGGACACTATAGGTCTTATAGGGGTTCTCGTCGGTGGCATTGCAG GAGTTGGTGCCTCTTGCGTCAAGCTGGCAGCGGTAGTTCCAGTTTTGGAGAACATACAACGTTGTCGATTTATTGCTGTTTCGATTGTAAACATTGGTGGCGCATGCGCATCTGTTATTCATTACGGAATACTTGCAACCAGTTGGGCAATAGATGATGTTGATTTAAACTGGAAACACTTTTATCGATGGCAGCTTCTGGTCATGTCATTCGCCTTGTTGGCTTCTACCAGACTGCAACCTTCAAATGAAAATTGGATTAAGAACTATTTTTCTCCGTTTGATTGGAGTGTGTTTCGTCAGAAGCCcttgtatataatgatgacCATTCTTCTATGTGACCGATTTG GTCAGTTCATCTTATCGAAAGAGATTTTCACATTTTTCGACAAAAACGACAGCTCAGCGTCTCATTACCTGGGAGGATTTTTCTACTACGGAGGTCAGATATTCGGACCTATGTTTCTATTTTGCTGTATAAAGAAACAGATAGTCCCAACCCTGCGTTTTATGGGTTCAGTTGACTTCGTCGCTGGAGTCTGGACCATATTAGCAACCTGGTCAGTGAATTTGTTCCATATCTCCATATATGCTGGGACTTTGGGCGTTGCAAAAG CTGCTTTCACCACACTTCTTCAAAATATAATTCCGTCTGTGTTCGGGAAGAAAAACGTTCGTCTCGTTGAGGGCCTTCTAGACTTTGGTGCTGGTATTGGTATCCTGTTGTCATCTCCATGTCAGT ATGCGGTGGAGATGTCTTTCGATGAAACGAACCAGTACAAACCAACGTTTTATCTAGCCGGAAGTGCACTGGTGTTAGCTTCCGGTCTTGTATTTGCGTGTCTCCAAGTAGTCAGAGCACTGGACCGTTACACGACCGTTCCTGTCGTCACTGAGAGTTCAACAGAAGCAGCAAAACTGTAG
- the LOC117330733 gene encoding uncharacterized protein LOC117330733 isoform X1, with protein sequence MHTVYDLIATMKKVTQQIRLRRSHSTSGYSDDLNSTKRHDEESQGDQTGSDESTSCCCSHKAIVTVLSCTVIFSSFTLVNHWVTAEDVAFNYTAEWGQTGDREVRRVYSGISSLATIFAALVSLKVGYRVVAISGCLMMMSSLFVSSWLDKDTIGLIGVLVGGIAGVGASCVKLAAVVPVLENIQRCRFIAVSIVNIGGACASVIHYGILATSWAIDDVDLNWKHFYRWQLLVMSFALLASTRLQPSNENWIKNYFSPFDWSVFRQKPLYIMMTILLCDRFGQFILSKEIFTFFDKNDSSASHYLGGFFYYGGQIFGPMFLFCCIKKQIVPTLRFMGSVDFVAGVWTILATWSVNLFHISIYAGTLGVAKAAFTTLLQNIIPSVFGKKNVRLVEGLLDFGAGIGILLSSPCQYAVEMSFDETNQYKPTFYLAGSALVLASGLVFACLQVVRALDRYTTVPVVTESSTEAAKL encoded by the exons ATGCATACAGTTTATGATTTAATTGCCACCATGAAGAAGGTCACACAACAAATTCGTCTAAGAAGAAGCCACTCGACATCCGGTTACTCTGATGACTTGAATTCAACCAAG AGACATGACGAAGAGTCACAAGGAGATCAGACCGGAAGTGATGAATCCACGTCGTGCTGCTGTTCACACAAAGCCATTGTGACCGTTTTATCATGTACGGTTATCTTCAGCAGCTTCACCTTGGTCAACCATTGGGTAACCGCCGAGGATGTGGCTTTCAATTACACGGCTGAATGGGGCCAGACCGGGGACCGCGAGGTTCGAAGGGTTTACAGCGGTATCAGCTCTCTCGCAA CTATATTTGCGGCTCTGGTGTCCCTGAAGGTTGGTTACCGAGTGGTAGCAATCAGTGGTtgtttgatgatgatgtcaAGTCTCTTCGTCTCATCGTGGCTCGACAAGGACACTATAGGTCTTATAGGGGTTCTCGTCGGTGGCATTGCAG GAGTTGGTGCCTCTTGCGTCAAGCTGGCAGCGGTAGTTCCAGTTTTGGAGAACATACAACGTTGTCGATTTATTGCTGTTTCGATTGTAAACATTGGTGGCGCATGCGCATCTGTTATTCATTACGGAATACTTGCAACCAGTTGGGCAATAGATGATGTTGATTTAAACTGGAAACACTTTTATCGATGGCAGCTTCTGGTCATGTCATTCGCCTTGTTGGCTTCTACCAGACTGCAACCTTCAAATGAAAATTGGATTAAGAACTATTTTTCTCCGTTTGATTGGAGTGTGTTTCGTCAGAAGCCcttgtatataatgatgacCATTCTTCTATGTGACCGATTTG GTCAGTTCATCTTATCGAAAGAGATTTTCACATTTTTCGACAAAAACGACAGCTCAGCGTCTCATTACCTGGGAGGATTTTTCTACTACGGAGGTCAGATATTCGGACCTATGTTTCTATTTTGCTGTATAAAGAAACAGATAGTCCCAACCCTGCGTTTTATGGGTTCAGTTGACTTCGTCGCTGGAGTCTGGACCATATTAGCAACCTGGTCAGTGAATTTGTTCCATATCTCCATATATGCTGGGACTTTGGGCGTTGCAAAAG CTGCTTTCACCACACTTCTTCAAAATATAATTCCGTCTGTGTTCGGGAAGAAAAACGTTCGTCTCGTTGAGGGCCTTCTAGACTTTGGTGCTGGTATTGGTATCCTGTTGTCATCTCCATGTCAGT ATGCGGTGGAGATGTCTTTCGATGAAACGAACCAGTACAAACCAACGTTTTATCTAGCCGGAAGTGCACTGGTGTTAGCTTCCGGTCTTGTATTTGCGTGTCTCCAAGTAGTCAGAGCACTGGACCGTTACACGACCGTTCCTGTCGTCACTGAGAGTTCAACAGAAGCAGCAAAACTGTAG